The Campylobacter showae CSUNSWCD genome contains a region encoding:
- a CDS encoding HlyD family type I secretion periplasmic adaptor subunit, with translation MILKSEKGTVSFGLFIIFLLVGVFGIWLGMAPLNSAAVAVGKINVVSNKKIIQHLEGGVVDKIFVKDGDVVKAGDPLVEIKNAALQSEMSIVRADFLRTSVIVSRLEAQKDDATEVKFSDEIKQIEGYKEAIDGQLSIFNAQKKLLDEEKSILKQRIKQLENQIKGANAIVSAKQDRIKSLNEEIREWERLFKEQLADKVRLRDLNREKTAVEGEIAAGKAEIARLNVQVTETQAQIILRDRTFKEDVLKKLEDAKTRLVDLQQRYNALKDQSERTIVKSPVEGSVVELAFHTIGGVIRPGERIMSIVPDETDYVVEARLNVVDIDTVHVGQLADIRFSAFQHKQSFVMEGKVTYVSADSIQDNAGHSFYDIKAELTEDGMKNFKRNGFFIVPGMPVEVMIKTGDRTMLEYVLKPFIDMFKRAFNED, from the coding sequence ATGATACTTAAAAGTGAAAAAGGCACCGTAAGTTTTGGGCTGTTTATTATATTTTTACTAGTTGGAGTTTTTGGAATTTGGCTCGGTATGGCGCCACTTAATAGCGCTGCCGTAGCCGTAGGTAAGATAAACGTCGTAAGTAACAAAAAGATCATCCAGCACTTAGAAGGCGGCGTCGTAGATAAAATTTTCGTTAAAGACGGAGACGTAGTCAAAGCAGGCGATCCGCTAGTGGAGATAAAAAATGCCGCTTTGCAAAGCGAGATGAGTATAGTGAGGGCCGATTTTTTAAGAACCAGCGTCATAGTCTCCAGACTAGAAGCCCAAAAGGACGATGCGACGGAGGTCAAATTTAGCGACGAAATAAAGCAAATCGAAGGTTATAAAGAGGCCATAGACGGGCAGTTAAGTATATTTAACGCGCAAAAAAAGCTTTTAGATGAGGAAAAATCCATCCTCAAGCAACGTATAAAACAGCTTGAAAATCAAATCAAGGGCGCAAATGCGATTGTGAGCGCCAAACAAGACCGCATAAAGTCTTTAAACGAAGAGATTAGGGAGTGGGAAAGGCTCTTTAAAGAGCAGTTGGCCGACAAAGTCAGGCTACGTGACTTAAATAGAGAAAAAACGGCGGTCGAGGGTGAAATAGCTGCGGGCAAGGCCGAGATAGCAAGACTAAACGTCCAAGTTACCGAAACGCAAGCCCAAATTATATTAAGAGACAGAACCTTTAAAGAGGATGTATTAAAAAAGCTTGAAGATGCTAAAACTCGTCTTGTGGATCTGCAACAGCGTTATAATGCTTTAAAGGATCAATCCGAGCGTACTATCGTAAAATCTCCTGTAGAAGGTAGCGTTGTAGAGTTGGCCTTTCACACTATAGGAGGCGTAATAAGGCCGGGCGAGAGAATAATGAGTATAGTGCCGGACGAGACCGACTATGTCGTAGAGGCTAGACTAAACGTAGTAGATATCGATACGGTGCATGTGGGACAGCTTGCCGATATTAGATTTAGCGCATTTCAGCACAAGCAAAGCTTTGTTATGGAAGGTAAGGTAACGTACGTATCGGCCGATAGCATTCAGGATAATGCAGGTCACTCGTTTTACGATATTAAAGCCGAGCTTACCGAAGACGGTATGAAAAATTTTAAGCGAAACGGCTTTTTTATAGTTCCGGGAATGCCGGTTGAGGTAATGATTAAAACCGGCGATAGAACGATGCTTGAGTATGTCTTAAAACCGTTTATAGATATGTTTAAAAGGGCATTTAATGAAGACTAA
- a CDS encoding type I secretion system permease/ATPase, with the protein MKVNELKESIKKSKHAMIYAGIFSMFINVLMLTSPLYMLQLYGRVVTSRSLDTLFFLTLIVIFLYLCMMFFEILRSRILVVFSNQIDLRLSERVYDAIFKLSARQPGRVSSQPMRDLNTIKQYLSTNGVFAFLDAPWLPFYILILFFFHPYFGYFSIAAAIVLFVLALLNEGATKDGLKRSNDAFGAETRFVDLNLRNSEVIQAMGMNGNLKKIWHKKHNEFLEAHSESSVKAGMYANISKVFRVVSQSLMLGLGAYLVVLQEVNPGMMIAGSIIMGRALAPLDILISSWKSYKNTKESYARLSQFLEDFPADNEKLKLPDPKGDIFLETISLVPPHGKTPTLMGVNFELKSGDMCAIIGPSAAGKSSLARAMLGVWPVFHGIVRVDGADITQYNSDHLGQFVGYLPQDVELFEGNIAENIARFGELDSEAIVRAAKLANVHDMILNLPDGYETKIGIGGASLSGGQRQRVALARALYKEPKIIVLDEPNASLDEDGERALFAALASMKGKATIVLITHKLNILNLVDKIAVLNAGRLMYFGARDAVLAELGKANAQQPQVAEQQKRRSISLEDAEG; encoded by the coding sequence ATGAAAGTAAATGAACTAAAGGAGAGTATTAAAAAATCCAAACATGCTATGATATATGCTGGAATTTTCAGCATGTTCATAAACGTTTTGATGCTCACCTCTCCTCTATATATGTTACAACTTTACGGTAGGGTCGTAACATCAAGAAGCCTTGATACGTTATTTTTCCTTACATTGATAGTTATATTTTTATATCTATGTATGATGTTTTTCGAAATTTTACGTTCGAGGATTTTAGTGGTTTTTTCAAACCAGATAGACTTACGGCTGTCCGAAAGGGTGTATGACGCAATCTTTAAGCTCTCGGCTAGACAACCAGGCAGGGTATCTTCTCAGCCGATGAGAGATCTAAATACCATAAAACAATATCTCAGCACCAACGGCGTATTTGCATTTCTTGACGCGCCGTGGCTACCTTTTTATATACTGATACTGTTTTTCTTTCACCCGTATTTTGGATATTTTAGTATCGCGGCCGCGATCGTTTTGTTTGTTTTGGCTCTTTTAAACGAAGGCGCGACTAAAGACGGACTAAAAAGATCAAATGACGCTTTTGGCGCTGAAACCCGCTTCGTCGATCTAAATTTGAGAAATTCCGAAGTCATCCAAGCCATGGGCATGAACGGAAATTTAAAGAAAATTTGGCATAAAAAACATAATGAGTTTCTAGAAGCTCACTCTGAGTCTAGCGTAAAGGCGGGAATGTACGCAAATATCAGTAAGGTATTTCGCGTCGTTTCCCAGTCGCTAATGCTTGGTCTTGGCGCGTATTTGGTCGTCTTGCAAGAGGTAAATCCGGGCATGATGATCGCGGGCTCTATTATCATGGGTCGCGCGCTAGCTCCGCTTGATATATTAATCTCAAGCTGGAAAAGCTATAAAAACACCAAAGAGAGCTATGCTAGACTTTCGCAGTTTTTGGAGGATTTCCCTGCTGACAACGAAAAGCTTAAGCTGCCGGATCCAAAAGGCGATATTTTCCTAGAAACCATAAGCCTAGTACCGCCTCACGGCAAAACCCCTACTTTGATGGGCGTAAATTTTGAGCTTAAAAGCGGAGATATGTGCGCGATTATCGGTCCGAGCGCCGCTGGTAAAAGCTCGCTAGCTAGAGCGATGCTGGGGGTATGGCCGGTATTTCACGGCATAGTTCGCGTGGACGGAGCCGACATCACTCAGTATAATAGCGACCACTTGGGGCAGTTTGTGGGATATTTACCGCAAGACGTCGAGCTTTTTGAAGGAAATATCGCAGAAAACATCGCGAGATTCGGCGAACTGGATAGCGAGGCGATCGTACGGGCCGCAAAGCTAGCTAACGTTCATGATATGATATTAAATTTACCGGACGGCTATGAAACCAAAATAGGCATAGGCGGAGCCAGCCTAAGCGGCGGACAACGTCAAAGAGTGGCTCTTGCCAGAGCGCTTTATAAGGAGCCTAAAATAATCGTACTAGACGAGCCGAACGCTAGCTTGGACGAAGATGGCGAAAGAGCGCTATTTGCTGCGCTTGCGTCCATGAAGGGTAAGGCGACTATAGTGCTAATAACGCACAAGCTAAATATCTTAAATTTAGTTGATAAAATAGCCGTTTTAAATGCGGGAAGATTGATGTACTTTGGCGCAAGAGATGCGGTATTGGCTGAGCTGGGCAAGGCAAATGCGCAACAACCGCAGGTCGCAGAACAACAAAAAAGGCGTAGCATAAGCCTAGAAGATGCGGAGGGCTAA
- a CDS encoding SapC family protein: MGRAVREIKSEMVLIKQKGSFFADQSEKDLYVEILHSLTQKYDMEILGYVLEPNSVSLFLKSLNIPKIMQELNSTFMRSRNRARGYIQESDIKRYEIRDVFINEFEDVLAFLQQNGGYTFKNIDKNLSLAKKIEIQNFKKRTEMKIVALNSEVHKGVSYHQDALPNFPFAEIVASEAFFCEKDLPIVFTNDVVPKLLVLLGRNENLIIDKNYKGYVPAILQNYPFTLAKVEDQNILCIDEDAPQLKGKGEKLFKKNEEPSEFLQNTISAMQNYNAQLEATQKALEEIKKAGILINKELTVSDNDKKITLIKGFSVVSRKKLNELDDATLADFVRKGYVSLIDAHIRSLTNLENLAGRILDNESKKQNESK, encoded by the coding sequence TTGGGTAGAGCGGTTAGAGAAATAAAATCAGAAATGGTTTTGATAAAACAAAAGGGCAGCTTTTTTGCCGATCAAAGCGAAAAAGATCTTTATGTTGAAATTTTACATTCTTTAACCCAAAAATACGATATGGAAATTTTAGGCTACGTTTTGGAGCCTAATTCCGTATCGTTGTTTTTAAAATCACTAAATATCCCCAAAATTATGCAAGAATTAAACAGCACCTTTATGAGAAGTAGAAACAGGGCGCGAGGCTATATCCAAGAAAGCGACATCAAAAGATATGAGATTAGAGATGTTTTTATAAATGAATTTGAAGATGTCCTGGCGTTTTTGCAGCAAAACGGCGGATATACTTTCAAGAACATAGATAAAAATTTAAGTTTAGCGAAAAAGATAGAAATTCAAAATTTTAAAAAAAGGACTGAAATGAAAATAGTTGCTTTAAATTCAGAAGTACACAAGGGAGTGTCTTATCACCAGGATGCGTTGCCGAACTTTCCGTTTGCGGAGATAGTAGCGAGCGAGGCATTTTTCTGCGAGAAAGATTTACCGATAGTTTTCACGAACGACGTAGTGCCTAAACTGCTAGTACTACTAGGCAGAAATGAAAATCTAATAATAGATAAAAACTACAAAGGTTACGTACCTGCGATCTTGCAAAACTATCCTTTTACTCTTGCTAAGGTTGAGGATCAAAATATCCTTTGCATAGACGAGGATGCGCCTCAGCTAAAAGGTAAAGGCGAAAAATTATTCAAGAAAAACGAAGAGCCGAGCGAATTTTTGCAAAATACTATAAGCGCTATGCAAAACTACAATGCTCAGCTAGAAGCTACGCAAAAAGCGTTAGAAGAGATCAAAAAGGCTGGAATTTTAATAAACAAAGAGCTAACCGTTTCTGATAATGACAAAAAAATTACTTTAATCAAGGGCTTTTCTGTCGTTAGCAGAAAAAAACTAAACGAACTTGACGACGCTACTTTGGCCGATTTCGTTAGAAAAGGCTATGTGAGCCTTATAGACGCTCACATTAGAAGCTTAACGAATTTGGAAAATTTAGCAGGTAGAATTTTAGACAACGAAAGCAAAAAGCAAAATGAAAGTAAATGA
- a CDS encoding SapB codes for MAVTKAQVAQLYVALFNRAPEGAGLNAWVSAGVFRDQAQTADAMLQSPAIAAYFNGRIDSNLGYIENIYKNILGKDYSQDPDGINAWVRHLELGHSRGETLVTLFQVARSPEAIAADPTAAAVFANKTAIAAYMAEKITDIESDGSGNFNYAPFQDIIATTNSTNLEEQKAKIDQLAAEAAAGSKTFTTGLDNFLGTDGDDTFNGIYYAGGGAKTSTLSSLDTLDARGGKDTLNLTVLKNGADEVKMTDLDTAMNGISNIENLNIKSEVKFNPATVTINKGLDNLSVQTIDTITLTTDTKEVVAVNTTGVVTLTAAEATKEVVAKSSADSVTVNAAKLEGKVSIDAGAGANLTAAKAQEVVIKAKGNADITADKATKVNINLNDKANTLTITASHPLAEATDVTLSSLKLASATALAKATKISVTDVDFATFNISTDVENVDFSMNYKFKEGSTDAQLTAALAAANATNLTLHAKADRKAFFTYSGANDKLVKAVIDGDAKNLTADFSAQTKLANLDASAFTGNFANLKVGNVANSTVKLGSGNDAVELTATANKQTIDGGAGTDLVSVTSTIAAAGAGNEVTFTNFEGLQISNALADDVDMSKWGAFNNVTLVQGVSAGGKLQKLLNDSTITIDTVTLSADLVVGVKDAATGTADKVNFVLNPKATTGGLTGKFVVDDIENIDIASNLDNAKTAAAVNTIELKASAAAKDTLTNVVIKGDANSTILTLDATITKVKTVDASTLKGKFTFDASGHTYEKSVIKSGAGDDTITFGSKSGATVTGGAGKDTFVLGAVGDNAAFPASKTATITDFSKGDKLKIGANLTGTIDQNIARYDSTKSLDFANNLSRALDVATAASNKLAYFTYTDPDSNATDTYLVRSDTSAGLSANDYVVKLTGIVDLAGATLADAGTNLELTL; via the coding sequence ATGGCAGTAACAAAAGCACAAGTCGCCCAACTATATGTGGCATTATTTAACAGAGCACCCGAAGGTGCAGGTTTAAACGCATGGGTTTCGGCAGGCGTTTTTAGAGATCAAGCTCAAACGGCAGACGCTATGCTACAAAGCCCAGCTATCGCGGCGTATTTTAACGGTAGAATAGACTCAAATCTAGGATATATAGAAAACATCTACAAAAATATCCTAGGCAAAGACTACTCTCAAGATCCAGACGGCATCAACGCTTGGGTGCGCCATCTAGAGCTAGGACACTCAAGAGGCGAAACCCTAGTTACTCTTTTCCAAGTAGCAAGATCGCCTGAGGCTATCGCGGCAGACCCTACGGCAGCGGCGGTATTTGCAAACAAAACGGCAATCGCGGCATATATGGCTGAAAAAATCACTGACATAGAAAGCGACGGATCGGGCAACTTTAACTATGCTCCGTTCCAAGATATTATCGCTACTACAAACAGCACAAACCTAGAAGAGCAAAAAGCTAAAATCGATCAACTAGCCGCAGAAGCAGCAGCAGGAAGCAAGACTTTCACCACCGGTCTTGATAATTTCCTAGGCACGGACGGCGACGATACGTTTAACGGTATCTACTACGCAGGCGGCGGCGCGAAGACGTCTACTCTATCATCTCTAGACACCCTTGATGCTAGAGGCGGTAAAGATACGCTAAATCTAACCGTACTAAAAAACGGAGCAGATGAAGTTAAAATGACTGACTTAGATACGGCGATGAACGGCATTAGCAACATCGAAAATTTAAACATAAAATCAGAAGTCAAATTTAATCCAGCAACAGTAACCATAAACAAAGGCTTAGATAACCTAAGCGTTCAAACTATCGATACTATAACTTTAACTACCGACACCAAAGAGGTAGTAGCTGTAAATACCACCGGAGTAGTTACTTTAACGGCTGCCGAAGCTACAAAAGAGGTAGTAGCAAAATCATCTGCTGACTCAGTAACCGTAAATGCGGCTAAACTAGAGGGCAAGGTATCTATCGACGCAGGCGCAGGCGCAAACCTAACGGCAGCAAAAGCGCAAGAAGTCGTCATAAAAGCTAAAGGTAACGCAGACATAACCGCAGATAAAGCTACGAAAGTAAATATAAATCTAAACGATAAAGCCAATACACTTACCATTACGGCATCGCATCCATTGGCAGAAGCTACCGACGTAACCCTATCTAGCCTAAAGCTAGCAAGCGCTACAGCACTAGCAAAAGCTACGAAAATAAGCGTAACCGATGTTGATTTTGCCACGTTTAATATCTCTACCGATGTAGAAAACGTTGATTTTAGTATGAACTATAAATTTAAAGAAGGTAGTACCGATGCTCAATTAACAGCAGCTCTAGCGGCAGCTAACGCAACAAATCTAACTCTACACGCAAAAGCCGATAGAAAAGCATTCTTTACCTACAGCGGCGCGAATGATAAGCTAGTAAAAGCAGTCATCGACGGCGACGCTAAAAATTTAACCGCTGATTTTAGCGCACAAACAAAACTTGCAAACCTAGACGCAAGCGCATTTACCGGAAATTTTGCAAATCTAAAAGTCGGCAACGTAGCCAACTCAACCGTAAAACTAGGTAGCGGAAACGACGCAGTAGAGCTAACGGCAACCGCAAACAAACAAACTATCGACGGCGGAGCCGGAACAGACCTAGTATCGGTAACTTCAACTATAGCAGCCGCCGGCGCGGGCAATGAAGTAACGTTTACCAACTTTGAAGGATTGCAAATATCAAATGCACTAGCCGATGACGTAGATATGTCTAAATGGGGAGCGTTTAATAACGTCACTCTAGTTCAAGGCGTAAGCGCTGGAGGTAAGCTTCAAAAACTTCTAAACGACTCCACTATAACTATAGACACGGTCACTCTATCAGCCGATCTTGTCGTAGGGGTCAAAGACGCTGCTACGGGCACTGCCGATAAGGTAAATTTTGTATTAAATCCAAAAGCTACCACTGGAGGTCTAACGGGCAAATTCGTAGTAGACGACATAGAGAACATAGACATAGCGTCAAATTTAGACAACGCAAAAACAGCCGCAGCCGTAAACACAATCGAACTAAAAGCTAGCGCCGCCGCCAAAGACACGCTAACTAACGTAGTAATAAAAGGCGATGCAAACTCAACAATACTAACTCTAGACGCTACTATAACAAAGGTAAAAACCGTAGATGCAAGCACTCTTAAAGGAAAATTTACATTTGACGCTAGCGGCCACACTTATGAAAAATCCGTAATCAAAAGCGGAGCGGGCGATGATACGATAACCTTTGGTAGCAAATCAGGCGCAACCGTAACCGGCGGAGCGGGTAAAGATACGTTTGTATTAGGAGCCGTAGGCGACAACGCAGCATTCCCTGCATCAAAAACGGCTACTATCACGGACTTTTCTAAAGGCGACAAACTCAAAATAGGCGCAAATTTAACGGGAACCATTGATCAAAATATCGCAAGATACGATTCAACCAAATCGCTAGACTTTGCAAACAACCTATCTAGAGCCCTAGACGTCGCAACGGCTGCAAGCAACAAACTAGCTTACTTTACCTACACCGATCCAGATAGCAATGCGACAGACACCTATCTAGTAAGATCAGACACTAGCGCTGGTCTATCCGCCAACGACTATGTAGTAAAACTAACCGGTATAGTAGATCTAGCAGGTGCTACGCTTGCCGATGCGGGTACAAACCTAGAGCTAACCCTCTAA
- a CDS encoding flagellin B has protein sequence MSFRINTNINALNTHANAVGNNRNLSLSLGKLSSGLRIQTAADDASGLAIADSLRSQASALGQAIANGNDAIGIIQVADKAMDEQLKILDTIKVKATQSAQDGQTSDSRQALQADIVRLMEELDNIGNTTSFNGQQLLNGTFSNKEFQIGAYSNQTVKASIGATTSDKIGLTRFESSKLLTFAGVVSLTFLNVDGINNVKVAAATISTGLGKGVGALAENINKLSDKTGVRATFDTTWVSSKAISGGQILSLVINGVKIGDLEVKEGDKNGALVNAINKVKDQTGVEASVNTEGRMVLTSRDGRAIKISGDKVSAGLGGKRGTSMFVGRLNLVRLDGRDIKVKSTNAGGKFSVAFSKTANSQGGNQQSVALRDIKGQLDPDLAAAMGFQRMSKGVMTSAQSAGVMTLRGAMAVMNIAESAQKTLDQIRSDLGSVQNQLVATVNNITVTQVNVKSAESQIRDVDFAAESANFSKFNILAQSGSYAMSQANSVQQNVLRLLQ, from the coding sequence ATGAGTTTTCGTATTAACACGAACATCAACGCTCTAAACACACACGCAAACGCAGTCGGTAACAACCGCAACCTTTCTCTTTCTTTGGGTAAACTTAGCTCAGGTTTGAGAATCCAAACTGCAGCAGATGACGCTTCCGGTCTTGCTATCGCTGATAGCCTTCGCTCTCAAGCTAGCGCGCTTGGTCAAGCTATCGCAAACGGTAACGACGCTATCGGTATCATCCAAGTAGCGGATAAGGCTATGGACGAGCAGCTAAAAATCCTTGATACTATCAAAGTAAAAGCTACTCAATCAGCTCAAGACGGTCAAACAAGCGACTCTCGTCAAGCGCTACAAGCCGACATCGTTCGCCTAATGGAAGAGCTAGACAATATCGGCAATACGACGTCTTTCAACGGCCAGCAGTTACTAAACGGAACATTCTCTAACAAAGAGTTCCAAATCGGCGCTTACTCAAACCAAACAGTTAAAGCTTCTATCGGCGCTACTACGTCAGATAAGATCGGTCTAACAAGATTTGAGAGCTCTAAGCTATTGACATTTGCAGGCGTAGTCAGCCTTACTTTCCTAAACGTAGACGGTATAAACAACGTAAAAGTAGCTGCGGCTACAATCTCAACCGGTCTAGGTAAAGGCGTAGGCGCTCTAGCTGAAAATATCAACAAGCTATCCGATAAAACCGGCGTTAGAGCTACCTTTGATACTACATGGGTATCTAGTAAAGCTATCAGCGGCGGTCAGATCCTAAGCCTTGTCATCAACGGCGTAAAAATCGGCGACCTAGAGGTAAAAGAAGGCGATAAAAACGGCGCTTTGGTAAATGCTATCAACAAAGTTAAAGACCAAACAGGCGTAGAAGCATCTGTAAACACCGAAGGTAGAATGGTACTAACTAGCCGCGACGGTAGAGCTATAAAAATCTCAGGCGACAAAGTAAGTGCCGGTCTAGGCGGAAAAAGAGGAACATCTATGTTCGTAGGACGCCTAAACCTAGTTCGCCTAGACGGTCGCGATATCAAGGTTAAGTCAACAAATGCTGGCGGCAAATTCTCCGTAGCGTTTAGCAAAACGGCTAACAGCCAGGGCGGTAACCAGCAGTCAGTGGCTCTAAGAGATATCAAGGGTCAACTAGATCCGGATCTAGCCGCTGCTATGGGCTTCCAAAGAATGAGTAAAGGCGTAATGACTTCTGCTCAATCAGCAGGCGTTATGACTCTACGCGGTGCGATGGCTGTTATGAATATCGCTGAGTCTGCTCAGAAAACTCTTGACCAGATCCGCTCAGACCTAGGTTCTGTTCAAAATCAGCTTGTCGCAACCGTAAACAACATCACGGTTACTCAAGTAAACGTAAAATCAGCCGAATCTCAAATCAGAGACGTTGATTTCGCTGCCGAGTCAGCAAACTTCTCTAAGTTTAACATCCTTGCTCAGTCAGGAAGTTATGCTATGAGCCAAGCTAACTCTGTTCAGCAAAATGTCTTGAGACTACTTCAGTAG
- the topA gene encoding type I DNA topoisomerase produces MKSLIIVESPAKAKTIKNFLGKDYDVIASKGHIRDLPKTAFGIKIEGEKFTPEYKISADHSAIVKEIKELAKNADQIYLATDEDREGEAIAYHIAAAIGKKPGSLPRIVFHEITKSAIEAALKNPRTINMDSVNAQQARRLLDRIVGYKLSPLLNLKIQKGLSAGRVQSAALKIIVDRECEIRDFKPIEYHSIDAVFKKDLDAELVKFEAQKIEKLTITNGDRAKFIVENLKNDKFSVREIEAKERKTEPAPPFMTSTLQQSASNRLGFSPKKTMMIAQNLYEGVQTHQGFMGAITYMRTDSLNLAKEAVAAARETIEKEYGERYLPAKAKFYATKSKGAQEAHEAIRPTNLNFTPAIAAQYLEKDALRLYTLIYNRFLACQMSASVSQTQNVFVAGAKGEFKISGRKVLFDGFYRVYGDMDKDKILPDLKIGDEMSLQSIKSSQHFTEPPSRYSEAGLVKKLESLGIGRPSTYAPTISLLTSRDYVKVEKKQLVPNEIAFTMMGVLEEHFSDIVDSEFTSNMEEKLDHVAEDKADWQKLLSDFYHPFIDKITAGKTGIKSQKVATPIGEKCPECGGELLLRKGRYGEFIACGNFPKCKYSRNITKEGQGTQEGEAAAKPKKELKKIDVPCPKCGGDIVERISRRGKFYGCANYPKCDFVSNYEPVAQKCDECGGDMIKKELKKGTFHECTKCKKKVQIGDL; encoded by the coding sequence ATGAAAAGCTTAATCATTGTGGAGTCCCCCGCGAAAGCCAAAACGATAAAAAACTTTCTAGGTAAAGACTACGACGTCATCGCATCAAAAGGTCATATCAGGGATCTGCCAAAAACGGCATTTGGCATCAAGATCGAGGGCGAAAAATTTACTCCAGAATACAAAATAAGCGCCGACCACTCCGCAATAGTAAAAGAGATAAAAGAACTCGCTAAAAACGCCGACCAAATCTACCTCGCAACCGATGAGGACCGCGAAGGAGAGGCCATCGCCTACCATATCGCAGCAGCTATTGGCAAAAAGCCGGGGAGCTTGCCTCGCATCGTGTTTCACGAGATAACCAAAAGCGCCATCGAAGCGGCTCTAAAAAACCCTCGCACGATAAATATGGATAGCGTAAACGCGCAGCAAGCACGCCGCCTGTTAGACCGAATCGTTGGCTACAAGCTCTCGCCGCTGTTAAATTTAAAAATCCAAAAAGGCCTAAGTGCGGGACGCGTGCAAAGCGCGGCTCTAAAAATCATCGTAGATAGAGAGTGCGAGATACGCGACTTTAAACCGATCGAATACCACAGTATAGATGCTGTTTTCAAAAAAGACCTCGACGCCGAGCTAGTTAAATTTGAAGCGCAAAAGATAGAAAAGCTCACGATAACAAACGGCGACCGAGCCAAATTTATCGTAGAAAATTTAAAAAACGACAAATTTAGCGTCCGCGAGATCGAAGCCAAAGAGCGCAAAACCGAGCCCGCGCCGCCTTTTATGACCTCGACGCTACAACAAAGCGCGAGCAACCGCCTAGGCTTTAGCCCGAAAAAAACGATGATGATCGCGCAAAATTTATACGAAGGCGTGCAGACGCATCAGGGCTTCATGGGCGCGATAACCTACATGAGAACGGACAGCCTAAATCTCGCCAAAGAAGCTGTCGCTGCCGCGCGCGAGACGATCGAGAAAGAGTACGGCGAACGCTACCTGCCTGCCAAGGCCAAATTTTACGCCACCAAAAGCAAGGGCGCGCAGGAAGCCCACGAGGCGATCCGCCCAACGAATCTTAACTTCACGCCCGCTATCGCCGCGCAATATCTAGAAAAAGACGCATTGCGCCTTTACACGCTCATCTATAACCGCTTTTTAGCGTGTCAAATGAGCGCTAGCGTGAGTCAGACTCAAAACGTATTCGTCGCGGGCGCAAAAGGCGAGTTTAAAATAAGCGGCCGAAAAGTGCTGTTTGACGGATTTTACCGCGTTTATGGCGATATGGATAAGGATAAAATTTTGCCCGACCTAAAAATCGGTGACGAGATGAGTCTGCAAAGCATCAAAAGCTCGCAGCACTTCACCGAGCCGCCATCTCGCTACTCGGAGGCCGGACTCGTTAAAAAGCTAGAAAGCTTAGGCATCGGCAGACCTAGCACCTACGCGCCGACCATCTCGCTGCTAACCTCTCGCGACTACGTCAAAGTCGAGAAAAAGCAGCTCGTGCCAAACGAGATCGCCTTTACGATGATGGGCGTTTTAGAGGAGCATTTTAGCGATATCGTAGATAGCGAATTTACGTCAAACATGGAAGAAAAGCTCGACCACGTCGCCGAAGACAAGGCCGATTGGCAAAAGCTTTTGAGCGATTTTTATCATCCGTTTATAGATAAAATCACAGCGGGCAAAACAGGCATAAAAAGCCAAAAGGTCGCCACTCCTATCGGCGAAAAGTGCCCTGAATGCGGCGGCGAACTACTACTGCGAAAAGGGCGCTACGGCGAGTTTATCGCGTGCGGAAACTTCCCGAAATGCAAATACTCGCGCAATATCACAAAGGAAGGGCAAGGCACGCAGGAAGGCGAAGCTGCGGCAAAGCCGAAAAAAGAGCTAAAAAAGATCGACGTACCGTGTCCAAAATGCGGCGGCGACATCGTCGAACGCATCAGCCGCAGAGGTAAATTTTACGGTTGCGCAAACTATCCAAAATGCGACTTCGTCTCAAACTACGAGCCGGTCGCGCAAAAATGCGACGAGTGCGGCGGCGATATGATCAAAAAAGAACTCAAAAAAGGGACGTTTCACGAGTGCACAAAATGCAAGAAAAAGGTGCAAATAGGAGATTTGTAA